From a single Spongiibacter taiwanensis genomic region:
- a CDS encoding GNAT family N-acetyltransferase, whose protein sequence is MSGLNIVTADYRSPRDRRAITELMDCYARDPMGGGQPITPDKLAVLCDHLAAFPGAVTLLAYDQDRALGLVTAFPGFSTFRCAPLFNIHDVVVVPEARGQGICRQMLAALEGVARDRGCCKLTLEVLAGNEVARGVYARIGFAGYALDPAAGEALFWEKSL, encoded by the coding sequence TTGTCTGGATTGAACATCGTTACTGCTGATTACCGCTCCCCTCGGGATCGCCGCGCCATTACCGAATTGATGGACTGCTATGCCCGGGACCCAATGGGCGGCGGTCAGCCCATCACACCGGATAAGCTGGCGGTGCTGTGTGATCATTTGGCAGCCTTCCCCGGCGCAGTTACGCTGTTAGCCTATGACCAGGATCGGGCGCTGGGGTTGGTTACCGCCTTTCCCGGCTTCTCCACCTTTCGCTGCGCGCCACTATTTAATATTCACGATGTCGTGGTGGTGCCCGAAGCGCGGGGCCAGGGCATTTGCCGACAAATGCTCGCCGCGCTGGAGGGGGTCGCCCGTGATCGGGGTTGCTGCAAGCTGACCCTTGAAGTGCTGGCAGGTAACGAGGTTGCGCGCGGTGTGTATGCCCGGATTGGCTTTGCCGGCTACGCATTGGACCCGGCGGCAGGCGAGGCCTTGTTCTGGGAGAAAAGTCTGTAG
- the cobB gene encoding Sir2 family NAD+-dependent deacetylase, whose translation MKGKDAMPDYRNIVVLTGAGISAESGIKTFRASDGLWEDHRIEDVATPEGFEANPALVHQFYNGRRRQLLGGEVAPNPAHFALAELEQRLNGKVLLVTQNIDNLHERAGSKNLIHLHGELLKMRCAVTDQLFDIEGDIDGADLCACCGQPGRLRPHVVWFGEMPLQMDEIYAALDQCDLFLSIGTSGNVYPAAGFVQVARAAGADTIEVNLEPSQTRTLFAEGRYGLASEELPKLVREILA comes from the coding sequence GTGAAAGGAAAAGACGCGATGCCAGATTATCGCAATATTGTGGTGCTGACCGGGGCGGGGATTTCCGCCGAATCCGGCATTAAGACCTTTCGGGCCAGCGACGGCCTGTGGGAAGACCACCGCATTGAAGATGTCGCCACGCCCGAAGGCTTCGAAGCCAATCCCGCGCTGGTGCACCAGTTTTACAACGGGCGCCGTCGCCAGTTACTGGGTGGCGAGGTCGCCCCCAATCCGGCCCATTTCGCCCTGGCGGAGCTGGAACAGCGCCTCAATGGCAAGGTGCTGCTGGTCACCCAGAATATCGACAATCTCCATGAGCGGGCCGGCTCTAAAAATCTGATTCATCTCCACGGCGAGCTGTTAAAAATGCGCTGCGCGGTCACCGATCAGTTATTCGATATTGAAGGAGATATCGACGGAGCTGACCTCTGCGCCTGCTGCGGCCAACCCGGCCGGCTGCGTCCCCATGTGGTCTGGTTTGGTGAAATGCCCCTGCAGATGGACGAGATATACGCGGCCCTGGACCAGTGTGATTTGTTTCTGTCCATCGGTACCTCCGGAAACGTCTACCCCGCAGCGGGCTTTGTGCAGGTCGCCCGGGCGGCGGGGGCCGATACCATTGAAGTGAACCTTGAGCCGTCCCAGACCCGTACTCTGTTTGCCGAGGGGCGCTATGGGTTGGCCAGTGAGGAACTGCCCAAGTTGGTTCGGGAGATTCTTGCCTAG
- a CDS encoding type II toxin-antitoxin system RelE/ParE family toxin, protein MAKVVSVLQTPTFKKVVKKLKPNQKKDLDTAIKALMKDPKLGEQKKGDLVFLRVHKFKMNKQLTLLGYSFDEGQLILELMVLGSHENFYRDIKRGT, encoded by the coding sequence TTGGCTAAAGTCGTTAGCGTATTACAAACACCTACGTTCAAAAAGGTGGTAAAAAAGTTGAAGCCAAACCAAAAAAAGGATTTGGATACAGCTATTAAAGCGCTGATGAAAGACCCAAAACTTGGGGAGCAGAAGAAAGGCGACCTAGTTTTTTTGCGTGTACATAAATTCAAGATGAACAAGCAGCTAACCTTGCTCGGATATAGTTTTGATGAAGGACAGTTGATTTTGGAATTAATGGTGCTTGGTTCCCATGAAAATTTCTACCGTGATATCAAGCGTGGCACGTAG
- a CDS encoding ParD-like family protein, whose amino-acid sequence MATTSIRLDQDLVDKATIMAKALNRTPPKQIEHWAKIGEMMEDNPDLPYEFVKQAIIAKAEKEAGKLEEYDFG is encoded by the coding sequence ATGGCTACAACGAGCATACGATTAGACCAAGATCTGGTTGATAAAGCCACGATTATGGCAAAAGCCCTGAATAGAACACCGCCTAAGCAGATTGAGCACTGGGCAAAAATTGGCGAAATGATGGAAGATAACCCAGATTTGCCATATGAATTTGTTAAGCAGGCGATCATAGCAAAAGCAGAAAAAGAAGCTGGAAAGCTTGAGGAATACGACTTTGGCTAA
- a CDS encoding MaoC/PaaZ C-terminal domain-containing protein: MNLDALRDHVFQPIIVNYTDKDTMLYALSLGAGSDPMDERELPFVFEKNLKSLPSIAAVLAHPGLWLADKKFEINLVKLLHGEQRCTFHKPLPASGELRGEYRVDAVMDKGADKGALMYFAKDLYDNASGELLCSVLSTYFLRGDGGCGSFGEVPEAMAKVPETPADFSEEIVIDKRAALFYRLNGDRNPIHADPELAKKAGFPAPILQGLCAYGICGLSVVRQALDYDPSKMGSLNLRFSSPVFPGETLKVEAWKVDGGIAFQAFVKEREKLAISDGFVAVH, translated from the coding sequence ATGAATCTGGACGCCCTGCGGGATCACGTATTCCAACCCATCATTGTTAACTACACCGATAAAGACACCATGCTCTATGCCCTGAGCCTGGGTGCGGGCAGCGACCCGATGGATGAGCGGGAGCTGCCCTTTGTCTTTGAAAAGAACCTGAAGAGCCTGCCGAGCATTGCGGCGGTGCTGGCCCACCCGGGTTTGTGGCTGGCGGACAAGAAGTTTGAAATCAATCTGGTCAAGCTGCTGCACGGTGAGCAGCGCTGTACCTTCCACAAGCCGCTGCCAGCTTCTGGCGAGCTGCGCGGCGAATACCGGGTGGATGCGGTGATGGATAAGGGCGCTGACAAGGGCGCGCTGATGTATTTCGCCAAGGACCTGTACGACAACGCCTCTGGCGAGCTGCTGTGCTCGGTGCTGTCGACTTATTTCCTTCGTGGCGACGGTGGTTGCGGCAGTTTTGGCGAGGTGCCCGAGGCCATGGCCAAGGTGCCAGAGACCCCGGCGGATTTCAGTGAAGAAATTGTGATCGACAAGCGGGCGGCGCTGTTTTATCGCCTCAATGGCGACCGTAACCCCATTCATGCCGACCCCGAGCTGGCCAAAAAGGCGGGCTTCCCCGCGCCGATTCTGCAGGGCTTGTGCGCCTACGGGATTTGCGGGCTGTCAGTGGTGCGCCAGGCCCTGGACTATGACCCCAGCAAGATGGGCTCTCTGAACCTGCGCTTTAGCTCGCCGGTGTTTCCCGGTGAAACCCTGAAAGTGGAAGCGTGGAAAGTGGATGGCGGCATTGCCTTCCAGGCCTTTGTGAAAGAGCGGGAAAAGCTGGCCATCAGTGATGGTTTTGTGGCGGTACATTAA
- a CDS encoding YbhB/YbcL family Raf kinase inhibitor-like protein translates to MKLTSSAFQDKQFMPATYCAGLPDEQAHATLGPNKNPPLAWTDLPEGTQSLVMICVDLDVPSAADDVNQEDREVPADLPRVDFYHWVMVDLPANLSAIEEGLFSDGFTAGGKPGPEGPLGTRHGINNYREWFGDDPDMGGKYYGYDGPFPPWNDSIMHNYRFTLYALDVARCPVEGDFTGADVLAAIEGHVLDSASISVQYTLNPRLR, encoded by the coding sequence ATGAAACTGACCAGCTCAGCCTTTCAGGATAAGCAGTTTATGCCTGCGACCTACTGTGCCGGACTACCCGACGAACAGGCCCACGCCACCCTTGGCCCAAACAAGAATCCGCCACTGGCCTGGACCGACCTGCCCGAAGGCACCCAATCGCTGGTAATGATCTGCGTTGACCTCGACGTGCCCTCCGCCGCCGACGATGTCAACCAGGAAGACCGGGAAGTGCCCGCCGACCTGCCCCGGGTGGATTTCTACCACTGGGTCATGGTCGATCTGCCCGCCAACCTCAGCGCCATTGAAGAAGGCCTGTTCTCCGACGGCTTTACCGCCGGTGGCAAACCCGGCCCCGAAGGCCCGCTGGGCACCCGCCACGGCATCAATAACTATCGGGAGTGGTTTGGCGATGACCCGGACATGGGCGGTAAATACTACGGCTACGATGGCCCCTTCCCGCCCTGGAACGACTCCATCATGCACAACTACCGCTTCACCCTGTATGCCCTGGATGTGGCCCGCTGCCCGGTAGAGGGCGACTTTACCGGCGCCGATGTGCTGGCAGCCATTGAAGGCCATGTGCTCGACAGTGCCTCGATCTCGGTGCAGTACACCCTGAATCCCCGGCTGCGCTAA
- a CDS encoding AraC family transcriptional regulator encodes MALTSDWPLPADGIRFLTPQFIVSELAQHPLTQGLYPVAMGYYPSAYGHRMARRQTENYLLIYCTAGKGSLTSDQRRYQIGSGDLVLLQRDHAHSYRADKQDPWTIYWLHFEGNLADEFYNHIHVTSPVLNIGVQPRVVRIFDGLSELRRSAYQLPEFVQGCHQLQALLSYLALLVRQQRPQSGKALDWERLRAIMQEHIHGQLNLDELAASAKLSKYHFTKKFKALSGQSPIQYFINMKVQRACYLLDSTSQSVKQVAAAVGYDDAYYFSRLFKKVIGLSPSDYRVHRKG; translated from the coding sequence ATGGCGCTTACCTCCGACTGGCCCCTCCCCGCCGACGGCATTCGCTTTCTCACACCGCAATTTATTGTTAGCGAGCTGGCCCAGCACCCCCTCACCCAGGGGCTGTATCCGGTGGCGATGGGATACTACCCCAGCGCCTACGGTCACCGCATGGCCCGCCGCCAGACCGAAAACTACCTGCTCATCTACTGCACCGCCGGCAAAGGCAGCCTCACCAGCGACCAGCGCCGCTACCAGATTGGCAGTGGCGATCTGGTGCTGCTGCAGCGGGACCACGCCCACAGCTACCGGGCGGACAAGCAAGACCCCTGGACCATCTACTGGCTCCATTTTGAAGGTAATCTGGCAGACGAATTTTACAACCACATTCACGTCACCTCGCCCGTGCTGAATATTGGCGTGCAGCCCCGGGTCGTGCGTATTTTCGACGGCCTGTCGGAGCTGCGCCGCAGCGCCTACCAACTGCCGGAATTCGTTCAGGGCTGCCACCAGCTCCAGGCCTTGCTCAGCTACCTGGCCCTGCTAGTGCGGCAGCAGCGCCCCCAAAGCGGCAAGGCGCTGGATTGGGAGCGGCTGCGCGCCATCATGCAGGAGCATATTCACGGCCAGCTCAATCTGGACGAGCTGGCCGCCAGCGCAAAATTGTCCAAGTACCACTTCACCAAAAAGTTCAAAGCCCTCAGCGGCCAGTCACCCATCCAGTACTTTATCAACATGAAAGTGCAGCGGGCCTGCTACCTGCTGGACAGCACCAGCCAATCGGTAAAACAGGTCGCTGCGGCGGTGGGCTACGACGACGCCTATTACTTTTCTCGCCTGTTTAAAAAGGTCATTGGCCTCTCCCCCAGCGACTACCGCGTGCATCGCAAAGGCTGA
- a CDS encoding aldehyde dehydrogenase family protein → MAAETAAATTEEAKTIAALIERSRAAQAQIENYTQEQVDELITAMVWAVAQPGVAEKIAQFTVEETQLGNYDGKYLKIFRKTRAALYDIINDKSVGVIEEDKERNIVKIAKPVGVIGALTPCTNPEATPVIKAISAVKGRNSIIVAPHPRSKLTNKMICDLMRDAIVACGAPADLVISIDSPSMELTGELMKQCDRILATGGAPMVKSAYSSGTPALGVGAGNAVITVDDTANLDEAAEKIRISKTLDLAASCSSDNAVIAFESIKDALLEKLVAQGGYICNEDEKAKLQGIIWEDGHIASRIVAQPASVLAEMAGIEIPEGRTFFIVPETGAGPAHPFSGEKMSVVMAFYTAKGIDEAIALTNAIQAYQGQGHSCGIYSYNDDNIMKFAKATKTSRVMVNQPQAPSNSGNLWNGMRQTFSLGCGSWGGNATNNNITWQDLINVTWISKNLDKPKELPADEVLFASAINKLK, encoded by the coding sequence ATGGCTGCTGAAACTGCTGCTGCCACTACCGAAGAAGCCAAAACCATTGCTGCCCTGATTGAACGGTCCCGTGCGGCCCAGGCGCAAATCGAGAACTACACCCAGGAGCAGGTCGACGAGCTGATCACTGCGATGGTGTGGGCGGTGGCCCAGCCCGGCGTGGCTGAAAAGATTGCCCAGTTCACTGTTGAAGAGACCCAGCTGGGTAACTACGACGGCAAATACCTGAAGATTTTCCGCAAGACCCGCGCTGCGCTGTACGACATTATCAACGACAAGTCTGTGGGTGTGATCGAGGAAGATAAAGAGCGCAATATCGTTAAAATCGCCAAGCCCGTGGGTGTAATCGGTGCGCTGACGCCGTGCACCAACCCCGAGGCGACGCCGGTGATCAAGGCGATCTCTGCCGTGAAAGGCCGCAACTCCATCATCGTTGCGCCCCACCCCCGCTCCAAACTGACCAACAAAATGATCTGCGACCTGATGCGTGACGCCATTGTGGCCTGTGGCGCACCTGCGGATCTGGTGATCTCCATCGACAGCCCCTCCATGGAGCTGACCGGTGAGCTAATGAAGCAGTGCGACCGCATTCTGGCCACCGGCGGTGCGCCGATGGTTAAGTCTGCTTACTCCAGCGGTACACCTGCGCTGGGTGTGGGTGCCGGTAACGCGGTAATCACCGTTGACGACACTGCCAACCTGGACGAAGCGGCCGAGAAAATCCGTATCTCCAAAACGCTGGACCTGGCAGCGTCCTGCTCTTCTGATAACGCGGTGATCGCCTTTGAATCGATCAAAGACGCGCTGCTGGAGAAACTGGTTGCCCAGGGTGGTTACATCTGCAACGAAGATGAAAAAGCCAAACTGCAGGGCATCATCTGGGAAGATGGTCACATTGCTTCACGCATTGTTGCCCAGCCCGCTTCTGTGCTGGCCGAGATGGCCGGTATTGAGATTCCCGAAGGCCGCACTTTCTTCATCGTTCCTGAAACCGGTGCCGGCCCGGCTCACCCCTTCTCTGGAGAGAAGATGTCTGTGGTAATGGCCTTCTACACTGCCAAAGGTATCGATGAAGCCATTGCGCTGACCAACGCCATTCAGGCTTACCAGGGTCAGGGCCACAGCTGTGGTATCTACTCCTACAACGACGACAACATCATGAAGTTTGCCAAGGCCACCAAAACCTCACGGGTAATGGTGAACCAGCCTCAGGCACCGTCTAACAGCGGTAACCTGTGGAACGGCATGCGTCAGACCTTCTCCCTGGGTTGTGGTAGCTGGGGCGGCAACGCCACCAATAACAACATCACCTGGCAGGACCTGATCAACGTGACCTGGATCTCCAAAAATCTGGACAAGCCCAAAGAGCTGCCCGCTGACGAAGTGCTGTTTGCCAGCGCGATCAACAAGCTGAAGTAA
- a CDS encoding acyl-CoA dehydrogenase family protein produces the protein MDFNLTEDQKAYAESARSFAEGVFKPNAAQWDAEHIFPKDALKAAGELGFMGLYTPEEAGGLGMSRLDTSVIVEELARGCTSTAAFLTIHNMATSMIGTYGNQETIDKWCPELVTGEKLASYCLTEPGAGSDAASLRSTAKKDGDNYIVNGGKMFISGAGATDVLVAMLRTGDANSGAKGISAFAIPADAPGITYGKKEEKMGWNSQPTATVTFEDVVVPASAMLGKEGEGFKIAMRGLDGGRINIATCSIGTAQAALETAVEYVKERKQFGQAIADFQNTQFKLADMATQLVAARQMVRMAAFKLDSKDPEATTFCAMAKRFVTDVCFDICNDALQLHGGYGYIKEYPLERHVRDNRVHQILEGTNEIMRVIIGRRVLMEGAMEVVK, from the coding sequence ATGGACTTTAACCTGACAGAAGATCAGAAGGCCTACGCCGAAAGCGCGCGGTCCTTTGCTGAAGGGGTTTTCAAGCCCAATGCCGCCCAGTGGGATGCTGAGCATATTTTCCCCAAAGACGCGCTGAAGGCAGCGGGTGAGCTCGGCTTCATGGGCCTGTACACCCCCGAAGAAGCGGGTGGCCTGGGTATGAGCCGCCTCGACACCAGCGTGATTGTGGAAGAACTGGCCCGGGGTTGTACCTCGACGGCGGCCTTTTTGACCATTCACAACATGGCCACCAGCATGATTGGCACCTACGGCAATCAGGAGACCATCGATAAATGGTGTCCCGAGCTGGTAACTGGCGAAAAGCTGGCGTCTTACTGTTTGACTGAGCCCGGTGCCGGGTCCGATGCGGCCAGCTTGCGCAGCACCGCCAAGAAAGATGGCGACAACTACATCGTTAATGGCGGCAAGATGTTTATCTCGGGTGCTGGCGCCACCGACGTGCTGGTTGCCATGTTGCGCACCGGCGATGCCAATTCCGGCGCCAAAGGCATCAGTGCCTTTGCCATTCCTGCCGATGCCCCTGGTATCACCTACGGCAAGAAAGAAGAAAAGATGGGCTGGAACAGCCAGCCAACGGCCACCGTCACTTTTGAAGACGTGGTGGTGCCTGCCTCTGCTATGCTCGGCAAAGAGGGCGAGGGTTTCAAAATCGCCATGCGTGGCCTGGACGGCGGTCGCATTAACATTGCCACCTGTTCCATCGGCACGGCCCAGGCCGCCCTTGAAACGGCGGTAGAGTACGTTAAAGAGCGCAAGCAGTTTGGTCAGGCAATTGCCGACTTCCAGAACACCCAGTTCAAACTGGCCGATATGGCCACCCAACTGGTCGCTGCCCGGCAGATGGTGCGCATGGCGGCTTTCAAACTGGACAGCAAAGACCCCGAAGCCACCACCTTCTGTGCCATGGCCAAGCGCTTTGTGACCGATGTCTGCTTTGATATCTGTAACGACGCTCTGCAGCTGCACGGCGGCTATGGTTACATCAAGGAGTATCCCCTGGAGCGGCACGTGCGGGATAACCGGGTTCACCAGATTCTGGAAGGCACCAACGAAATCATGCGGGTCATTATTGGCCGTCGAGTGTTAATGGAAGGCGCAATGGAGGTCGTGAAATGA
- a CDS encoding enoyl-CoA hydratase: MSNYSPTDKLKVEIIEHTALITIDNPGANTWDVESLTGLKTLVENLNADKNIFSLVITGAGEKFFSAGADLKLFADGDKEVAYDMGVKFGQAFETLADFRGVSIAAINGFAMGGGLECALACDIRIAEEQAQMALPEAKVGLLPCAGGTQRLHQLVGTGWAKRVILCGERLKAAKALEIGLVEEVVPTGTAKEVALKLAAQVAQQSPVAVTMCKTLVHQAREETIPKGLMLERELFVQLFDTADQKEGVNAFLEKRAPEWKNA; encoded by the coding sequence ATGAGCAACTACAGCCCAACCGATAAACTGAAAGTCGAAATCATCGAGCACACCGCCCTGATTACTATCGACAACCCCGGTGCCAACACCTGGGATGTGGAGTCGCTCACCGGGCTGAAAACCCTGGTCGAGAATCTGAATGCGGACAAGAACATTTTCAGTCTGGTGATTACCGGCGCGGGCGAGAAATTCTTCTCTGCCGGTGCTGACCTGAAACTGTTCGCCGACGGTGACAAAGAAGTCGCCTACGACATGGGTGTGAAGTTTGGTCAGGCCTTTGAAACCCTGGCGGACTTCCGCGGTGTGTCCATTGCGGCAATCAACGGCTTTGCCATGGGTGGCGGTCTGGAATGCGCCCTGGCTTGCGATATTCGCATCGCTGAAGAGCAGGCCCAAATGGCCCTGCCCGAAGCCAAAGTGGGGCTGCTGCCCTGCGCTGGCGGCACTCAGCGTCTGCACCAGTTGGTTGGCACCGGTTGGGCCAAGCGGGTGATTCTGTGCGGCGAGCGCCTGAAAGCGGCCAAAGCCCTGGAGATTGGTCTGGTTGAAGAAGTGGTACCCACTGGCACGGCCAAAGAGGTGGCCCTGAAGCTGGCGGCACAAGTGGCCCAGCAAAGCCCCGTGGCCGTCACCATGTGTAAAACCCTGGTACACCAGGCTCGGGAAGAGACCATTCCCAAAGGCCTGATGCTGGAGCGGGAATTGTTTGTTCAGTTGTTTGATACGGCCGACCAGAAAGAAGGTGTTAACGCCTTCCTGGAAAAGCGGGCTCCGGAATGGAAGAACGCCTGA
- a CDS encoding enoyl-CoA hydratase/isomerase family protein, which translates to MTDEVLFEERPSASGPAVGVITLNVEKTLNSLTLNMVELMQAKLKDWRQRSDIACVFVKGAGEKALCAGGDVQALYRSSIEQPGGPCEYAEAFFDTEYRVDYAFHQFDKPVIVWGHGIVMGGGMGIYAAGSYRVVTEKTRLAMPEVTIGLYPDVGGSYFLNRMPGNKGLFLALTGANFNAADALYLGAAEGFIEHQYRDDVLEALANVPWSTGVADNHERVLDLLKTFTERSAAAMPAGNVEAAADEIESLCSADSDVALIEAVANAQSENPWVQKAAAALKAGSPLSARIIIEQLRRTKGVSLKEVFKMELALSTNIVRGREFAEGVRALLIDKDRNPKWQFATAADVSDAALASYFEAPWEESPLADL; encoded by the coding sequence ATGACTGACGAAGTTTTATTTGAAGAGCGCCCCTCCGCGAGCGGCCCCGCCGTGGGGGTCATTACCCTCAATGTGGAAAAAACCCTCAACTCACTCACCCTGAACATGGTTGAGCTGATGCAGGCCAAGTTGAAGGACTGGCGTCAGCGCAGCGATATCGCCTGTGTGTTTGTCAAAGGCGCGGGTGAAAAAGCCCTCTGCGCGGGTGGTGACGTTCAGGCGCTGTATCGCTCCTCCATCGAGCAGCCCGGTGGCCCCTGCGAGTACGCAGAAGCCTTTTTCGATACCGAGTACCGGGTTGACTACGCCTTCCACCAGTTCGACAAGCCGGTGATCGTGTGGGGTCACGGTATTGTGATGGGCGGCGGCATGGGGATTTATGCTGCGGGCAGCTACCGGGTCGTTACGGAAAAGACGCGCCTGGCCATGCCCGAAGTGACCATCGGGTTGTATCCCGATGTGGGCGGCAGCTACTTTCTCAACCGCATGCCCGGCAACAAGGGTTTGTTCCTGGCACTGACCGGGGCGAACTTCAATGCCGCCGACGCGCTGTACCTGGGTGCGGCCGAAGGCTTTATTGAACACCAGTACCGGGACGATGTGCTTGAGGCGCTGGCAAATGTGCCCTGGTCAACCGGTGTTGCCGACAACCATGAGCGCGTGCTGGATTTGCTCAAGACCTTCACCGAGCGCAGTGCCGCGGCTATGCCGGCGGGCAATGTTGAAGCCGCTGCCGACGAGATCGAGAGTCTGTGCAGCGCCGACAGCGATGTGGCCCTGATTGAGGCCGTGGCCAATGCCCAGAGTGAAAACCCCTGGGTTCAGAAAGCCGCCGCCGCCCTTAAGGCGGGTTCGCCGCTCAGCGCCCGGATCATCATTGAGCAGCTGCGCCGCACCAAGGGTGTCAGCCTCAAAGAGGTGTTCAAGATGGAGCTGGCACTGTCGACCAACATCGTTCGCGGACGCGAGTTTGCCGAAGGTGTGCGTGCCCTGCTGATCGATAAGGATCGCAACCCCAAGTGGCAGTTCGCGACTGCCGCCGATGTGTCTGATGCGGCCCTGGCGTCTTATTTTGAAGCGCCCTGGGAAGAAAGCCCCCTGGCGGATCTGTAA
- the mmsB gene encoding 3-hydroxyisobutyrate dehydrogenase, which yields MANVAFIGLGNMGGPMAANLVKAGHSVTVFDLVEAAMDAVVAQGAKKSSSALEALASADTVITMLPAGKHVAGLYLGDEGLIAKANPGTVFLDCSTIDADTARKVGAAAAERGLEMLDSPVSGGVKAAQAGTLAFMCGGTAAGFEKGKLVLEGMGKNIFHAGDHGAGQIAKICNNMLLAIHMVGTAEALQLGANNGLDPKVLSEIMLKSSGRNWSLEVYNPYPGVMETAPASNDYKPGFMVQLMLKDLGLAMENSLSTQSSVPMGALARSLYASFSAKGNATRDFSAILEMFQGE from the coding sequence ATGGCGAATGTCGCATTTATCGGTTTGGGTAACATGGGCGGCCCAATGGCTGCCAATCTGGTTAAGGCGGGTCATTCCGTCACTGTATTTGACTTGGTTGAAGCGGCAATGGATGCCGTGGTTGCTCAGGGCGCCAAAAAATCCAGCTCTGCACTGGAAGCATTGGCCAGCGCAGATACCGTGATCACCATGCTGCCAGCTGGCAAGCACGTGGCCGGTTTGTACCTGGGTGACGAGGGCCTGATCGCCAAGGCCAACCCCGGCACTGTATTTCTGGATTGCTCCACCATTGACGCCGATACGGCTCGCAAAGTGGGCGCGGCGGCTGCCGAGCGCGGCCTGGAAATGCTGGACTCACCGGTATCCGGTGGCGTGAAAGCCGCCCAGGCGGGCACCCTGGCCTTTATGTGTGGCGGTACTGCCGCCGGCTTTGAGAAAGGCAAGCTGGTGCTCGAAGGCATGGGCAAGAATATTTTCCACGCCGGTGATCACGGTGCGGGCCAGATTGCCAAGATCTGTAACAACATGCTGCTGGCGATCCACATGGTGGGTACCGCTGAGGCGCTGCAACTGGGCGCAAACAACGGCCTGGATCCCAAAGTGCTGTCTGAGATCATGCTGAAGAGCTCTGGTCGCAACTGGTCGCTGGAAGTTTACAACCCTTACCCCGGCGTGATGGAAACCGCGCCTGCCTCCAACGATTACAAGCCCGGCTTTATGGTGCAGTTGATGCTGAAAGACCTGGGTTTGGCGATGGAAAACAGCCTGAGCACCCAAAGCTCGGTGCCCATGGGCGCTCTGGCGCGCAGCCTGTATGCCTCCTTCTCGGCCAAAGGCAACGCCACGCGGGACTTCTCCGCTATTCTGGAAATGTTTCAGGGCGAGTAA
- a CDS encoding shikimate kinase: MPPPIKARSLVLIGMPASGKSTLASLLASTLGWQTVDTDDLIVQASGCSLQDIVDAKGYLALREVEERAILMADFAGKVVATGGSAVYSEPAMRHLQQYGPLVFLNVPLDELQRRLGNFAMRGIAAAPGTDLAALYQQRQPLYERWADVTIAVGKENETALAVRILQQLSIAGM; this comes from the coding sequence ATGCCACCTCCCATCAAGGCCCGCTCACTGGTGCTGATCGGCATGCCTGCCTCGGGCAAGTCCACCCTGGCAAGTCTTCTGGCATCCACCTTGGGGTGGCAGACCGTAGATACCGATGACCTGATCGTTCAGGCCAGTGGCTGCTCATTGCAGGACATTGTCGATGCAAAGGGTTATCTCGCCCTTCGTGAGGTAGAAGAGCGGGCGATTTTGATGGCTGACTTCGCCGGTAAGGTCGTGGCGACTGGCGGCAGTGCGGTCTACAGCGAGCCGGCGATGCGCCATTTACAGCAATATGGCCCGCTGGTGTTTTTAAATGTTCCATTGGACGAGTTGCAACGGCGACTGGGTAATTTCGCCATGCGCGGTATTGCCGCCGCGCCAGGAACGGATTTAGCGGCCCTGTACCAGCAACGCCAGCCCCTGTACGAGCGCTGGGCCGATGTCACCATTGCGGTGGGTAAGGAGAACGAAACGGCGCTGGCCGTGCGCATCCTGCAGCAGCTGTCTATTGCGGGAATGTAA